A window of Tachypleus tridentatus isolate NWPU-2018 chromosome 7, ASM421037v1, whole genome shotgun sequence genomic DNA:
atattttatcttttttttcatttcaagtttattttgttgtgttttaaggGTTGAGTAATTTTGTTCATTGCTTGACTTTTAttccctttttatttttttctgtaaattaattCATTGGTATAATTTAattgtagtaaaaaaaattaaatgctgTTAAATTTTTATTGCTGTTCTAAATTTATAAGTTTGAAAGATGTAATTAATTGCTTGGAAATGAGCAGGTCATTTTCAGTTTAATACGTACATGCAATCATCTTGGTGGTTTCTCTGCCCCTAAATGTTTAGTTTCATGTAATGGTTGCACCTGTCTTATCCAGCTTACGAAAGATTGTTATTCCAGAGGCCAGAAAGTGGACTACTGGCTCATTCTTCACGTGGACAAAGTCCAGGAAATGAAGATAACAATGACCTGTCAGTTGTGTGTCCTGTTAGGAAGCCAGAGGGAGGTTTACAAAAAACTCTTTCTCCCAAAGCAGCATTCATCGACCTTTGTTACTAGCCCAGTCTACATACAACAACCTTCGTAATCAAGTGGTGAGTTCAGTAGCTGCTATACGGAATCATCGACAGCAACAAACTGACAGAAGTAATTGTAAGTTTAATGTTATCTTTAACTTTCTTTGTATGGAAAGTATGtgtaagatttgttttttattagctCAAAGAAAAAATGGAAGTTATTGgccaaaattttaatatttcttctcaTTCTGTTTGAAATGGGTTCCACCTAGAGCCTCTGGTGCAGTTGATCAATGTAATGCCCTTACGTTAGTTAATAATCAGTTGTTAGCCAGGCAATGGCCAGTTTTCTAGTATGGTGCTATCAGCTTAAAGTCAGGTATTCTTCCCCCAGTGGGGTGTTATGATCATACATTAGCCTAAAGATTGAGTCCTCCTCTAAAATTGTAGTTCTACTCTCATATggtgttataataatatattaacctAAAATGAGGTTGTCCTCCTCTAGCATAGTGTCAGGACAAACAGCTAGTTTGAAACTGGATAGTAATATTCTAGTGTGGTGTATTGTGAATGCTGAACTTGATTTTGCCTCAACAGTCTAtcccattaatttttttttaccattttgttaCATATAGGTTATGTTGTTCAGGAAGACATTAGTACTGCAGATGATAATTTGTGTCCAGTCACCATTTCTCCAAACTCAGCCATGCAGGTGGACACAGCAGCTAGTAATAGTCATGATGCTGTGTCCATTTCCTCTTCTTCCTCAGGATCCAAGTCTCCTAGTTTGAATGctatttgttcaaaaattcaaGGCTCATTTCGCATCAAAAAGTCTCATAGTTTCAAGGAAAAGTACATCACAAGCAGGAAAAGTGGAGACTCTGAATCATCATGTGCCAAATGTAAAGAGGTATGCtatatcacaaacaaataaaagttgtgACTAGAAACGTAAGTGTAAAAAGATATGTAAAATTTATCACAAGTATAAAAAGTAGACTGAATCATCATGTGCTACATGTAACAAGATATGTAATGCATATTATATCAATTGGAAAAACTTTTCTACCATTTTGTGTCAGATATAACAAGGTCTGTAAATTATGTCGTAAATATGAAAAATGAGTCTATGAATCATAACAGATATAACAAGGTCTGTAAATTGTCATAAATATGAGAAAGGAGTATGAATCATATTATAACAGAATGAATAAGGTATGTAGTGTGTGAAAAGCAAAAGGAGCAAATCACTGAATAAAACTGTGGCAAATTCAATTAGGCACatttaagttttgtgttttaatagtgtCACAATTATGAAATCAGTATTCAACTGTGGTATACAGAGGACTGaacatgttatattaaagtgattttgaaTGTGCACATCAGGAAGTCACATGACAACCATAGTTGATATAAAGTAGTGGAACAGCTCGTTGTCTAAGAactaaattttgatattatttggtGTGTTACGGGTAGAGTATATAACAGTAACTTCTGATGCAAAACATTCATACACTCATACTATGAGTATGTTCAGATTGAGGATATAGAATATCCAAGATGGAGGATActtttgtacttaatggcattggatAACAATGTATATTAATGTTGTTGAATATTCTTCACACTTTATTCTGTGTCAGATTTAATATTTCAGTATCTATGCTCAGGTCTTCATCAGGTCAGTGTGCTCTTTATATTTAACTGAGAAGAAAAGCCCTGTTTTGTGAGAGGTTATTATAAACTGTTATGTGATGCCAGCTATTCAGTAGTAATGAAGGCCACAGCACAGAGCCAACAACGTCAACCATGAAAGTGTTGATTTAACACAAGTAGTATCTATTTTGTTTTGCTAAAGATacctttttctttaatatttgttcattaaCTTGTACACTTGAAAATAGTCCAGGGAGTCTTGAATATAGATTGTAAAATGAAACTAATGTGTGGGCtgattgtaataaaagttttaacttgTACATGTGTGAAATGAAGCAGACTTATCATTGTACCTCATTCATAAATGTACAGTATCTGTCTTGTTCTTAATTCCTAATTAACTATATCTGTTTTTAACAAGATGTCTGGCTAATGTGGTTGTGATATTCCCCCCAGTTCAATGTCCAAATGATGTCACTGAAGGATGACCTTGTCACTGTGGAAGATGAACTTTTTGCAAGCAGAGAAGTGATCAAGGTTCTTCATAAAGAACTTGATGCTGCTTTCATGGAAAAAGACACCTGGTGAGTACATGATAAACTAAATTAACTTGAGCATTTCTATTGACTAACAACTAACTTTCTGTGCCTAAAGAGGGATTCTTTAAAGCATGTTGTAAAAATAGTGTGACTTCTAGGTTATGTAATGTTCTCATGATTTTCAACTTGATAGTTATTAAAACCTGAAATTCTGTAGTTTAAGACTCAATCAAGGAACTACACAAGAGAAGTACCTTcaacttctgaatgaaaaagatcAGCAGTTAGTTAACTTAACCCACGACTATAGGGCCCAACAGCAGGATATGGAGATACTTCATCAGAAAgtaatgtaagtaaaatatttgttctttatagTTTCACCCTAACTTTTGATTGAGTAGTAAACAAATTCATTTAAAAACACCTCATTATTCAATGACTAAATGcagttaaaaatgattaaaagtattaaagtaaTTTGTGAGATAATACACTTGGAGCAGTGAGTTCAACATAAATAGactttcttttacatatttaacaaatGTATGCCTTAACTTTAATACGGTGAATGTATATTTGGGTTTGCACTAATTTTGACTTTATGCCAGCACTTCAGTACAAGAGAAATCAATGAAACCATGGCTACCAAAGACTCCTAGGTCAACTCTAATCAACAACAACATAGTTCTGTActggttgaaatgttattttgtatatatagttatatgCAACATTTCtatagaacaaaataatatagaaatgtaCAGTAAACCCCTACTTCATAAAATCATTGATATATAATGACATCTGGCTAATTTTTCCCACGTAAGCAGTGTGTTAAGcagaaatgttattttgtatatatagttatatgCAACATTTCtatagaacaaaataatatagaaatgtaCAGTAAACCCCTACTTCATAAAATCATCGATATATAATGACATCTGGCTAATTTTTCCCACGTAAGCAGTGTGTTAAGCCGGCCTTGAGAACATTGAACCAATAATATGATAGGTTAGGTTAACAAGCACATGTGTAAACTCTATTGAAGAGAGTAGTCAGCCAAAGGCTATAATCTCAAACTGCTGTTGTTGTAGCAGTCAGAAGACATGACAAACAAAGGTCGAAAATTGTTCAGAATTCAACTTGGGTACTAAagatactaatttatttttttgtaaataatccATAATATAGGACCCAGCTCATTTCTAGCTTTGAGACTAGAGATTGTGTAGTCTATAAAATGTTGAACAAGTGATGTGGTACTAGACATAACCATAACTAATGAGTTTCTGAGATCCGTTTATTAGGTTATATTGGTTATTAGTAAAGGCAGTTAACTGTGAGGATTTGTTGACGATGTCTTATTGAATTCTCTTCAGTgaatatattgtttgtatgtttgatgTTATTGAAATATTGCCATTTTGAAGAGGTCTAGAAAGTGAAGTTGAAGAGCTGAAAGAACGAGTGAAACTTTACCAAGAACTACTTCAAGAAAAAGACAAGGTTGTAATGTCACTGACTAATGAGATATTTGAATTAGAAACTAAGAAAAGGCATGAGGAGAAACAGAATCAACTACAACCTTGTGGTCCTGATAAAGCAACAAAtgatgtaaacaaaattatttcttcagCACTCATTGAAAGTCAAGAATTAGAAGAACTAAGGGTAAGATAATTTAGAaggaattaattattttgttatgtatgattaggaaataaaacttattataaaatgtacaaacaaatgaaaagcataaaaacaaaaccaaaatgtttgcagaaaaattaagaaacttaagtgcactttgtttctgttttataacttataaaacagtaattatgTCTAAGTGtgtaactattttatattttttgttgatatttgaacctatttaatgatttttcataaatataataattatcgGGTGTATACGATACTGATTGACCAACAAATATCCTCTGCTTCTCTTGGTGGTTAAATAAAACACATGACTGTTCAATTAATAATGATGGAGTGCAAGAATATGACATATTTTCCAAATAATATCTTGTTGAttgagatttaaataaaaatttagttaataatattttagtttttccataaaaacaaaattggaaTTCCCAGTCCAATTACTTGTATCAAATGGACTGTTGATCATATTCCTTgtcattttcataaaacatacagCCTTTGAGACATCTCAGGAAGTATTGTGGTTAAAGTACTTTGCCATGCTGTCTATTTAATATTCCCTATTTATTTTAATCTAGCATAAATGCTGCCTTGTGGATGGCTGtttgtgttaataattattgattGTAGTGTTCATACCTCATTGAAAAAATTAGTAAAAGTGAACAATTTCTGAAAAAGGTTTTTCTAGAGAAGTACTCATGGGAAGAGCATTTGGATTgggctgatataaactgtaatgtttttatatattagagTTCACACCCTTTTTGTGGTTAAttgaaaaattgaattttaaGAACCATACATTTAGTACTATATTTGCAaattagaacaataaaaatattaaatccatcacgtacagttgtagtgaaagttatgtttttattgtgatgtgagtacttttatttaaaactgtatccTGTGATCAAGAAACAGTTGTTGTACatactgtaattatttttctaattgccTGAATCTTCAGTACCCAAAGTGAGATTTGTTGTTATGCATTTGTGTTTGTGGTACCATTAAATAGATGGCAccatgttgtatttattatttttagtggatagatagatagatacatatacaCTACATCAGTTATAATAAGATTAACTTAACACTGAGAATGACATTCGTTGATAGTCTAAGTTTATTATTGGTGCTGTTATTACTTGTATTATTCAATTAACTGAGAAAATTAAAGCACATTTTGTCAGTTTACTTCTTCCTAAATTGTTTCAAGAATTTCATTCCTTATATTTATATCTTTGGAAAAGTTGTTTGAaatttcagctattgtatctaaaTCTATATTTTTGAGAAGTTGTGGTTTGTATTTGAATTATCAATTGTCACTATCTGCTTATGAAATGCTTACATGCATTTCAGCTATATATTTCtattcatatataaaaaaaaaaaccaaaaaaaacaacagataaactaTTATCTTTTCAGGATGCACGACAAGCCTATGAACTACAAAATAAGTTTCTTAATAAAGAAATACTAGAATTGAACCAGTTGTTGAGGGATTCTGAAGAACGAGAAAATAAGCTTACCTTGtgagtttgtattttgttaacatAAAATCGAGATTGGAAAAGTCCGGcagaacattaaaaacaaatttcatttggCATTTTTTTATGTTGGAGCATGAAATGGGTTCTTACTAGTTACAGTTTTATAACTAATAggtttaatagttaaaaatattttgttataagtgtagcagaattatttttgttaagtaCGAAAGCAGCTCTTTTTGTCAAATAAATTGCACTATTAACTAAACATTTTGGGGATTACTTTATAGAGAATGAAGTGTGGGtagtattctttgatagattgtttaggcagggTGCTCAAGATGAACACATTGGAATgaatggcaactgcctgttgtacaAAATACAAGTGTAGTGAATGACATTTTGAAAGACAAAAGACTTTTAAAAAGATGTCCTCTACACTTATGATTTTTATAATAGGCAATTGCAGTCCATTTCAGTTTACTGCTCATGAGTAGTATTATTACTTTAACGTACTGTGTTTGACTAACATGTTAGCAACTGCTGTGACTGTGTTTTGCTTTGTATAGTGCCAGTGCTGTAAATTTTACATTGGCAGCAGTATTTTGATTAACAAGTTCAGTTCTTAATGTTTTCTGGTTCTCAGTAATATCATATTAAATTATCTCATACTATTGatcttaaaaacataaataaatattcttttattttgtttccttgaAATGTTGCTTACTGAGTTTAAATGCCTTGTTTACATGCAACCTAATTGGAGTTTATGATTTCATTTATGTAcacagtattgaaaataaatgttgcagtaataaataaaatgcagATATTATGGGATAGAACTCCCACCTTTTATCTTCTTTGAAAATTAACTACACTACAATACAACCACATATTTACGGTTTATATACTGATACTGGCTGTTCTTCAACCAATTAGACACTCCCACATCAACATAATGCCTCTAACAGTATGAACAGATATACTATTCCCAGCAGTAAAGTGGTGATTGTAGTTATGGCTCCCACAACAGAAATGCCACATGAGATGTGTGCAAAAAACTTGTAAAAGCAACTCCAGCCAACAGATGGAGGTGAAGTTTCATGTTTCATTAGTATCTGTGTGGAAAGTGAAGAGTATATGAAACTAGTACTGTTGATAATGGAAGTGGGCAAGATAGAAAGCCCACTATCTTCTAAAGAGATGTTTAGTAACCTTATGTGATTCACAACAATCCATAGAGTTCTTGCCTATGACCTAGCTATAACTATAGATGTGAGTGTTACTCAAAAAGGATGTGTAGCTGTCCAAACCCAACTGCTTTGGAGATGCAATCAAATTAAATGGACTGAAATAGCCATCAGACTCCAAATAATCAATGGAATAAGCAATGTTGGAGGAGAGCATTCTTTACAGACAAATCCAAATTCATATTGTTTggtaaaattaaagataatttttattcagTGACATTGAAGAGAATAGTACAGTGATGGCACTCTGGCTTCAGGCAGGTTTTGCATGTCATCTTCTCAGAAATAAAATCTATTGGGCAGGGATTTATCTTCTAGTAAGATTGTAATTCCAAGCTGGCAGCAAATGTGGTGAAATGATACcttgaagacaaaaaaaaaagggcCATTGAAACACAACCATGGCTTGGTCTGCAACAGTGGTGGTGCCAGAATATTTTCATTtggggggggctgaggtaaattGTGAAGGAGCTTCCCAAAAtgtcatcaatatgaagtatagatgttaaattataataatgtaaataccaaggaacatttcagaaaggtgtgctattttgaactgcattttcaatgcagttttcattggaaactcatactctgattaataattcattattacaaattagaaataatctgtttatgaaaatatgcgtatatgtaaaagaggaagctcacctaaattccagggtagtgataatgtaaaattacagggctaattagggaaaacaaacacagctttgatagggcatgttgtaaaactgtgggcagctaatgggagtgagtGGGGGGGTGCAGCTGGCATCTGATCTCAATCTGGCTGAGCCAATCATTAGCCGTACGAAGAGTGTACACCATGGTCAGCGGCTCGGTGATCATACACTTAAGGCTTTCAAGGTGGGAATCGCAAGCTTGAACAAAGCAAACCCGcttattgaatggtcatagtaacaccaaaacaaaatgtttaaattgcagttgaccttcacagaaaggctggtttcttcataagtcacattattcatacaggccaaactgtgattgtgatattgttcttagtATCATAAGTGTggcaagcacctgttacaataatgtaactactacattacattaaattaggcacttctaaatagcccaatgacaatatcaaaattcattctagaattgtttagaaatattatttggttagttaacatgtaaggttattatgtaatcataagtataacattaattggattgtaagtcacaattttaagtgtatgctaCAAttatcagtacaattttggatcactgatacacaatgcaaattGATCTCACAGAAGACACAGcactggctaaatgcttcatagttttgacctacacataatacacttatacatgcatgctgtgttttacttttcaataaaagataaatgaaatctttggtttatcaagtaaaatccctgatgatctgttgtaacttgaaatcaacgtggttgtctaatcttcgtcgaagctcaagatagaatggcattacacggGGAGCGGCATACAgcacatgagtttcagtgcattcagtacgttgctatgggatgcatgacacatacttccgtcttaatgaagacgttgagttctacagatctatgtctctttgatgttaattgttaagcaacaatgaCGATTGTGTTTTGcaaattttatgaatatatgtaggtaacaatattggggggggGCTGAGGGGGCTTGGCTTATTTGGGGGGCTCAAACCTCCCAAGCCCTTCCTTGGCACTGCCACTGGTCCACAAGTATTTCCAATAAGAATACAGTCCTCCCTTGTTGTAACAAAAACTTGTGTCGGAATCTCTTTGGTCATCTAATGAGAATTGAGGTTTAAGTAagatgtgtttttatatatatattataaccataaatttttaagccataaacaaaattcattaaaattactATAACCAGCTTACTAGGCTAAATTAGTTTCAATTTAATGTCACTAGTTTAGGCTATTATACTTAACTTCATAAAGCTTGAACAATGCAGTTGAAGGTGTGACAGTCAGCAACCATTAACATACATTGAAtgaattttagtgaaattaaataattatatctaaattaAGCCAACTAAGTAAACAAACTCATGAGAAAGGACTGCACTAGAAACAGCTAATTCCAACCTCTGATTAactatattataaccataaataaaacgcattaaaattactataaacagCTTGCTAGGCTAAATTAGTTTCAATTTAATATGTCATTAGTTAAGGCTATTAAAAGCTTGAACAATGAAATGGAAAGTGCAACCATTCACATACATTGaataaattttagtgaaattaaaatcAATGTGTGCTGATGGTATATCAAGGGGAAATTCGATAGTTTATATGATTTAATATGGTGGGTAGCTcagtggtggatttaaggttgtgtggacTCTACATCCCACATAATTtgacatagaataaaattatcaatggactCCCATTAGGACCATGGGACCTGAGTCCTAGTCTCTGCCTAAATATGCCATGAGGTAGCTTGTAGGATGTCACTGTTCAGTGAAATTTCTTGCCAGTAAGCAAGgctcacatatatatatgaaggGAGGACTGTATTATTAATGGTGTATTGACTTGCATGGAGTCTTAAGAAACGTCAACCAAATATTTTGGCTTAAAAATGAGACGTAATACTTTTGGAACAGGATTTcataattatacattaataaatttgtatCACTGTCAAAGCAAGGTCTATTGttctatttaaagtaaatacaaagtactacttacaaattgtttgtgACACATGCATCACTTTTGTTCATGATCATTTCCAAAACACTATGATTTGATAGATTTTTCATGCTTTTTAATATAAATAGACATTCTTAAAAAACttcatttcatttgtttgaaCATTGGGGAGTGACATAGGTATGATTGCTTTTCTTCTGTCAGGAAATCAGGGGAATGGGAAGCTCGGGCTTACCAAATTCAGAGCAAGCTGCTTTTCCTACTAAAAGAACTGGAACGACCAGTTGAAGGTACCTAGTTTAACAGCAGAAGATAAATATACTGTAATGTTATGTTTCTGTTATGTGTTAAtaggaagttttgttttttaatatgtctACTGCTTTGTTATTGTAGTAAGATGATATGAATAGGAAGATGTGTGTTTGCACTTATGTGAATTGTATATCTTTGAGAAACTTTTGAAAATCTAGAGAAACTGTCACAAAGTAAATTCTACAGGGCTGATAAGTATTTTTACtggtgtgaaatatttatttcaagtcaTTTTTTCAGGAGTCTTTTAAAGAACTGGTTAGAGAAGTTGTCACAATGTTTTCAGTGGTGTGCTatcttgaataatttaaaatgtgtatttttcagGTGAAAATACACGAGAAGTTGTAGAACGTTTGCTTAGGGAAGCAATGCATGAAGGGAACTTTTCAGGAGCTTTGTTCAGTCCTGAAGCAAACAGGTTAGAGTGACCACCAGTTCTATTAATACATCAGAAGTAGCTTACCAAAGATTTTAGTTAGTCTGTCTGGCTTCCTAGAAAATGAGATTTCtgtattatattgaataattttatgttcttGCTCAGTATAATAATGAACTAACCCAAATGTTGGGTGGAATTGCTTGTCTCCTGTGAACAGTAATTAATGGGGTTAATTgctatattaacaatatttttgttttaatcttttttaagttactttatgCTGTTAATGACCCTATAATAACATACATGAAAACAACCATTGTCATGCAGAAATAATTcacagaaatatgtttaaaaagtttgTGTTTTGCATGTGAGCCCCATTAGTAATTCTAGGGTTAATTAAGGTTATTTTTCAATCTTAAATTTAAACACTTTTGTTGGGTGAGGTAGTGAATAtagttttatgaattataattcaaaattaattagtgatttttttaaaattttatttttactatttgtaGAAGTGCAGAGTATGATGAATTTGGGTTCAACTGGAAGTGGGGGAAGGAAGAAGACCTTGTCAGTAGCAAGGCAGCAAACCTGCAACAAAAATCACAGGATATAACCTCCAGGATAAAAGTAAGTCATAGATGTAAGAAGGAACCCAAGTGTAAATTGTTGTGGTGCATTTAGTTTGGTCAAATGTTGGAGATGTTACAGATTTTCTTAGGAAAGAATGTATTACGGAAGTGTAACATCAGAATTTCTGTGCTTCTGCCAAATACAGATGACGTAATCTGTCAGAGTAATTAATTTTGTCACTTTCATTAGTCACAAACTCTGTTCCTTCAAAAGACAAGTAAATTACAATGAAcccgaaatttttttttttcaattttttttattctgaattaaaataattcctgaaaaataataaaataatttggtttTGTGCATCTTAGTGTTTTGTTTAGTCTTTGAGATTAATAGTGGAAACTTTTTCAGGATCCAGATATAATAGCTTGGAGAGAAAAGTGGGAGAACTTCATGGCTAATCAAAGCAGTAGAGAACTACAGAGATCTCCAGAACTAAAAATGCTTGTACGTTCTGGAATTCCACCACATTTCAGAGGAAGAGTGTGGAAGGGGTAAGGCCATCATCATTGAGATCAGGTTTATCAAGAAAAAGTTAAAGTTGACTTCAAAATATGTacttttttactaaaataataaattgttttatgttaataactttaatgtcttacttgaataaaatattgtgattgttagtttgtttattgaaattaaaccagttcttttttgtataaaaatctgtaaaattgtttaaaataatttgaatatagcTTCATTATTAAACAAGAAGTTTACTTTCAAAGTTGATaggtaattattgttttttaaatatctgttat
This region includes:
- the LOC143257059 gene encoding LOW QUALITY PROTEIN: TBC1 domain family member 2B-like (The sequence of the model RefSeq protein was modified relative to this genomic sequence to represent the inferred CDS: inserted 1 base in 1 codon) codes for the protein MQVDTAASNSHDAVSISSSSSGSKSPSLNAICSKIQGSFRIKKSHSFKEKYITSRKSGDSESSCAKCKEFNVQMMSLKDDLVTVEDELFASREVIKVLHKELDAAFMEKDTCLRLNQGTTQEKYLQLLNEKDQQLVNLTHDYRAQQQDMEILHQKVIGLESEVEELKERVKLYQELLQEKDKVVMSLTNEIFELETKKRHEEKQNQLQPCGPDKATNDVNKIISSALIESQELEELRDARQAYELQNKFLNKEILELNQLLRDSEERENKLTLKSGEWEARAYQIQSKLLFLLKELERPVEGENTREVVERLLREAMHEGNFSGALFSPEANRSAEYDEFGFNWKWGKEEDLVSSKAANLQQKSQDITSRIKDPDIIAWREKWENFMANQSSRELQRSPELKMLVRSGIPPHFRGRVWKGCINLLVRNMRQRQGSDYYKKLLSISTGTARLDPAAKQIELDLLRTLPNNKHYESLDASGIAPLRRVLLAYSRHNPAVGYCQGINRLAAIALLFMEEEEAFWCLVAIVEYIMPPDYYSKTLLASQVDQRVLKDLLSEKLPRLHNHLEQCNVDLSLFTFNWFLTVYVDNIPVETYLHIWDVFLFEGSKVLFRFALAFFKLCEADLLQLTDYMAVNRYLRNVXRKMSDYKRLAQVAFNDLNPFPMRMINSKRAQHIHIVKAQLEELEALRSNFPMHDEEVYTKEDLSPSDED